Proteins encoded together in one Perognathus longimembris pacificus isolate PPM17 chromosome 8, ASM2315922v1, whole genome shotgun sequence window:
- the Neurl3 gene encoding E3 ubiquitin-protein ligase NEURL3, which translates to MGAHLSSKAAAAADAPGAALRFQEDARGAQVQLDGRARTAQRGASFHDGLVFSQRPVWPGERVALRVLRQEGGWGGGLRVGFTRRDPAGPAAPGPPPFVRPDLEAQSPTWASLLPEGCVRAGSVVCFWVNRRGWLYAKVNAGRPLLLRRDVRVGAPLWAVMDADGATEAIELLDPAAPWVSGEDAGSDLKAAPREECVICFHNAASTRLLPCGHADFCSACAQRVFRDSARCPVCRWQIDEVALVGSPRPGDDA; encoded by the exons ccgCCGCGGCCGACGCCCCGGGAGCGGCGCTGCGCTTCCAGGAGGACGCGCGCGGCGCGCAGGTGCAGCTGGACGGGCGGGCGCGCACGGCGCAGCGGGGCGCCTCGTTCCACGACGGCCTCGTCTTCAGCCAGCGGCCCGTGTGGCCCGGCGAGCGCGTGGCGCTGCGCGTGCTGCGCCAGGAGGGCGGCTGGGGCGGCGGGCTCCGCGTGGGCTTCACGCGCCGGGACCCCGCGGGCCCGGccgcgcccggcccgccgcccTTCGTGCGCCCGGACCTGGAGGCGCAGAGCCCGACCTGGGCGTCGCTGCTGCCCGAGGGCTGCGTGCGCGCCGGGAGCGTGGTCTGCTTCTGGGTGAACCGCCGCGGCTGGCTCTACGCCAAGGTCAACGCGGGCCGCCCGCTGCTGCTGCGCCGGGACGTGCGCGTGGGCGCCCCGCTCTGGGCCGTGATGGACGCGGACGGCGCCACCGAGGCCATCGAGCTGCTGG ATCCCGCTGCGCCCTGGGTCTCCGGTGAGGATGCCGGGTCTGATCTCAAAG CCGCGCCCCGCGAGGAGTGTGTCATCTGCTTCCACAACGCCGCCAGCACCCGCCTGCTCCCCTGCGGCCACGCCGACTTCTGCAGCGCCTGCGCCCAGCGGGTCTTCAGGGACTCCGCCCGGTGCCCCGTGTGCCGCTGGCAGATCGACGAGGTGGCCCTGGTGGGGAGCCCGCGGCCCGGGGACGACGCCTGA